The following DNA comes from Amycolatopsis albispora.
CCCCGCCGCCGGCCGCACCGCCCACCCCGCCCGCACCAACCCCCAAAACCGCACCCGAACATCACGACCCAGCACCATCACAACTCCCATCAACAAGGGTGTTGCAACAACCACTGGAATCCACCTGGCTTTCGAGACGTCAAACGTCCCGAAAGCCACATTCGTGACACTTCCGGCCGCGCGCCGGGTCAGGCCAGCATGCCGCCGTCCACTCGGAGTATCACGCCGGTGACGTAGGAGGCCCGGTCACTGAGCAGCCAAGCGGCCGCCTCGGCGACCTCCTCCGGCTCGGCCACGCGGCCCAGCGGCGTCCCCGCGTTGAGCCGTTCGATGACCCCGGGGGACGCCTTGTCCCAGTCCAGCAGCATTTCGGTGCGCGTGGTGCCGGGCGCGACGGCGTTGATCCGGATGCCCTCCGGCCCGTAGGTGGCCGCGGCCGACGCGGTGAGGCTGTTCACCCCGCTCTTCATCGCGCCGTACGCGGTCAGTTCCGGGTTGGCCATCAGGCTGCCGACGCTGCTGGTGTGCACGATCGCGCCGGTGCCCGCGGTGGCCCGGATCGCGGCGACCTCGGCGATCATGGCCAGCCACGGCGCCTTCAGGTTCACCGCGTAGTTGTGGTCGAAATCGGCTTCGGTGGTCTGGTCCATCGGGCCGGGCGGGACGCCGGTGGCGGCGTTGTTGAGCGCGACGTCGAGGCGCCCGTGCAGCTCGACAACGCGGTCCACCGCGGCACGCAGGCTGTCGGGGTCGGCGAGGTCGCAGACCACGTAGTCGGCGACACCGCCGTCCGCG
Coding sequences within:
- a CDS encoding SDR family NAD(P)-dependent oxidoreductase; protein product: MTRSITGLLEGKVAFVTGAGRGIGAAAARLFAREGARVLLAARTEAQLKTVTEDIRADGGVADYVVCDLADPDSLRAAVDRVVELHGRLDVALNNAATGVPPGPMDQTTEADFDHNYAVNLKAPWLAMIAEVAAIRATAGTGAIVHTSSVGSLMANPELTAYGAMKSGVNSLTASAAATYGPEGIRINAVAPGTTRTEMLLDWDKASPGVIERLNAGTPLGRVAEPEEVAEAAAWLLSDRASYVTGVILRVDGGMLA